Part of the Caulifigura coniformis genome, AGACGAGCCCCATCATCACGACGGCGCCCATCGCCATTCCGGCCGTCATCGCCAGCCAGCGGCTGCGACGATGCTGCCGCATCACCGTTTCACACGCGCCGGTGGTATGGACCGCGGGAATCTGAACCGGCGAGACCGGCTCGAAGGCTGACAGTCGCTTCGCGAGTTCTTCGGCGACGACCGCCGCCGAAATCGGTCGCTGATCCGGCCTCTTCGCCAGTAACTGCTGAATCATGTCGTTCAGCCAGGCGGGAATGTCCGGATTGAGCGAACGCGCCGACGACGCGGGCCGGTCGGTGATCTGCTTGAGTACGGCGAGTGGAGTCGCACCGCGGAACGGGGGGCGCCCCGTCGCCATCTCGTAAAGCACAGCCCCCAGACTGAACAGATCTGAGCGCTCATCGAGCGGCTCACCCAGCGCCTGCTCGGGAGACATGTAGAGCGGCGTGCCAGCCACAAACCCCGTCCGCGTGATCGACAGGTCTTCGATGCAGCGGGCCAGGCCGAAATCGGTCAGTTTCGCGCGCCCGGTCGTCGAGTCGAGCAGGATGTTGCTCGGCTTGAGATCGCGGTGGATCACCCCCTGCGCGTGAGCGGCCGCCAGGCCGGCCGATGTCTGCAGCCCGATCCGCAGGATCTCGAGCAGTGGAAGCTTTCCATCGCGGGCGAGCTTCTTCTCGAGCGTCTCCCCCTGGATCAGCTGCATCACCAGGAACGGCAGCTTGCCGTCGGCCATCTTCTCAACCTGGTAGACCGAGACGACATGGTCGTGCGAAATCGCGGCGGCCGACCGGGCCTCGCGGCAGAACCGCTGCCGCGAGACTTCATCGTTCGCCAGCTGGGGATCAAGCACCTTCAGGGCCACGGTGCGATGCAGATACTTGTCATGCGCCTCGAACACCAGGCCCATGCCGCCGCGTCCGATGAGGCGGGTGATGTCGAAATGACCGAGACGCCCGAGGAACGCCGGGTCGTCTGAAGGTTCCAGGAATTCAAGCCCGTCGCCGGTCGCCGGAGGCGTTGGAGTCGAGGTCGGGACAAACGTCTGCTGCAGGGCCGGATCCTCCAATTGCTGTGCGGCCTTGAGCGCGGGCCAGTACGCCGATTCGCTGGCCGGCATCGTTTTGTCGATGTGCTGAACCAGTTCGATGATGCGGGATTGCGAGTCGGCCAGCATCTCCAGTCGCTGCTGGCAGCCCGAGCATTCCCCCACATGCTCAACGACGTCCGACTGCGGTGTCTCCACAGACGAGTCGTTCAGCAGTTCTTCCAGCGCCTCTTTCGGCGGGCAGGTGGTCTGGGCTTTCATGAGTTCGCCTCCAGGTCTTCATTCAGGCGGCGCTGGACGGCCTCGCGGGCCCGGGCCAGCACGCGGCTTTTCGCGACGTACACCGACCCTGCGGACATGCCTAGCGACCGGGCCACTTCGGGAACCGGCCGATCTTCCACGGCCGTCTGCCAGAATGCGGACCAGATTCTTTCGTTGAATTCGTTCTGCAGCTCCTCGAGCACCACGGCGGTCAGGCTTCGCTGGTAGTCGACTTCCCACTCGTCTTCGAGCGTGCCGCCGCGATCGGGTTGAGCACTCAGCAGCGACTGGACGTTCGAGTCGCCAGTCGCCCGCGGCTTTCCATTGCGCGACGACAGCAGCGTCAGGACGCGGTTCCGCGTCAACGTGAACAGCCAGCCACGGAAGCGGCCCTGACGCGGGTCGTAGTCCAGCTTCTGGATCGCCGACGTCACCGACCGCAGCACATCCTGCATCGCGTCAGCAGCGTCCGCGTCCTGCAGCCCCCTGCGACGCGCGAATCCATAGATGACCGGGCCGTAGATGGTCACGAACTCATTCCATGCCGGCTGGTCCGACCGGTCGCGTAGCCGAATCAACAGGCTCGCTCGAGTCAGAGGTGAATCCTGAATTTCCACGAGACTCTCCCGCCAATGCAGGTCGCCCGGCCGCCGGCGTAGGCAGCGGCGACACATGATGGTCGGAATCATAGGCAGGAGGCGTACCCGTCGGCGACACGCCAGGGGCTACTTGCACGAATCCCGAGTACCCGGCCTGCATCGCCGACTCGATCGCCATGCGATTCACTTCGCGGGCCGCTGTCGGATCCAGAACGCCCGAAAGACGCGATACTCGGTGCGAGCCCCGCCCCAGGAGGCCCGAAGATGGGCCAATCCCTGCCAGCCATCGCCACACCCGCAGACGCACGTCCGACGCTCGGTGCGCGTTTGAATCGTTCAGAATCATTGTTGTCTCCGGGGGCGGACGCCGTTTGCGTGTCGGCCGGGCGCGTCACCAGTCGCGTCCGCCAGATGCCAATCCGTGCGGTCCTGCTGTTACTACCAGCGGATCAGCCGGGACTTACAATTTGCGCCGAAAGACGTTGGGCGACAGACGGGCCCGGAAGCGAGGCAAGTCGAGAGCCAGGAATCCTTTGCGGAATTCCGAGAAAAGCCGCCGAAGAGCAGGGCGGTGGGATCGCAGCAGGGGCCAGCTACAGCAGACGCCGGGCCGCGACACGGCGACGCCGGGCCTCATGAGCCCGGCGCCGTCCGGCGTGACTTACGCAACCGGCCAGCTGGGATCAGCCGGGAGGTACTTCTCGAACTCGGCGATGAGTTTCGCTTCGTAGTCGCCGGCGAAAGTGCCCTTGAGGAAGCGGTCCATTCCGGCCTTGTTGAACTCGGCCCAGCTTCCGTCTTCGTGGTTGGGGTTGATGGGGAAGTAGAGGACGCCATTGGTCTTGGCGGCCTTCATGTCGCCGGGGGCGTCGCCCATCATCAGGATCTTCGACGTGTCGTAGCCGAAGGTCCTGGCCTTGGCGAGGATTTCGGCTTTGCTGCCGACTTCCTGGCCGCAGATTTCGGCGATGTGGCCATCGAGCTTGTGCTCGGCCCATTCCTTCTGGAGGGCCGGCGTGGGCGTCGCGGAGCAGACGATCAGATCGGCCTGCGGGAACAGCTTCTCGAGAGCCTCACGAACGCCCGGGAACGGCGGGACGTCGTGGACGAGGTCTTTCACGGTCGCGTCGACGGCCGTCGACCAGGCGGAGGCGGTCTTGAGGTCCGGATCGTTGGTCTTTTCGGCCTCGGCCTTCACCGTGCCGCTGGAGAGCTTGGTTTCGCGCTTGAGCCATTCGCGAACGCCGTTCATCGCGGGGAGCTTGAAGCCGCGGGCCTGCACTTCCGGCCGGCGGGCCAGGAGATCGAGGGCCTTGATGTAGGCCGGGAAGCGGTTGGCGCCACGGTCCTTGGAGTACAGGTTGATGAACTCGCACGTCTCGCGGGCGTACTTGGAGATCGCCTGCAGGCCGAAATGCTTGATGTAGTTCGGGATGAAGCACTCCTTGTGCTTGATCTCCATGCTGTCGAACACGCAGCCGTCCGAGTCGATGGCGACCAGAAAGTCGTGCTTGCGTTTGAAGTTGGCGAGGGCTTCGGCCACGGCAGTTCACTGTTGGGAAGGTGGTGCGGATTGGGAAGCTCGCCACGATATCGACTGCCGAAGGCGGGAAAAAGGATCCGGCGGCAATACGCAGGCTCGGGCGGGGATTGGGAACACTGCGGAGTGTTTGACGCCGAGGGGAGCAAGGAGGGCGCGTTGTGTGGGTGGTACTGTACTCCTCGCCCTCTTTCTTCCCCGTGAAGTCTTACGGAGGGATCGGGAGAGCGTGGGTGGTGCGGACAGGGATCCGGCCGGGCCGGGGTGTGTGACGACAGGGTGACGGTAGTTGTGTTCATAGGTCCTCCATCATGACGGGGGCGGTTGCGCGGGAGGGCCGGAACTCGGTACTCGGAAGTGCTTTGGCGAGTATGGATTGGGGCGGGGCGAGTCCCAAAGTGATCCGCCCTGCGGCAACGTGGGCGCACGAAAAAAGCCCGGAAGCAGCTTCCGGGCTCACTGTCAGTTCTTCAGGCCAATGGCTTAGACGCCGGAGAACGGGTGCTTGGCCGTTTCTTTCTGGGCGGTGACTTCGTCCGCCTTGGGCTCGCCCTTCAGAGCGCGGGCGATGGATTCCTTGGTGGCCTTGTAGTTGTACTCGTAGATCTTCTTGTCGTCGGCGGCTTCCCAGTGGATGAACACGCCGCAGACGATGCAGAGCTTTTCGCACTGATCCTTCGGGATCACGCCTTCGGCGACGCTGTCGGCGACGGCCTTGGCGACGGCGTACTGGGCCGGGC contains:
- a CDS encoding WD40 repeat domain-containing serine/threonine protein kinase, producing MKAQTTCPPKEALEELLNDSSVETPQSDVVEHVGECSGCQQRLEMLADSQSRIIELVQHIDKTMPASESAYWPALKAAQQLEDPALQQTFVPTSTPTPPATGDGLEFLEPSDDPAFLGRLGHFDITRLIGRGGMGLVFEAHDKYLHRTVALKVLDPQLANDEVSRQRFCREARSAAAISHDHVVSVYQVEKMADGKLPFLVMQLIQGETLEKKLARDGKLPLLEILRIGLQTSAGLAAAHAQGVIHRDLKPSNILLDSTTGRAKLTDFGLARCIEDLSITRTGFVAGTPLYMSPEQALGEPLDERSDLFSLGAVLYEMATGRPPFRGATPLAVLKQITDRPASSARSLNPDIPAWLNDMIQQLLAKRPDQRPISAAVVAEELAKRLSAFEPVSPVQIPAVHTTGACETVMRQHRRSRWLAMTAGMAMGAVVMMGLVWAFQKGRTVPPAEPSREVGPSALATLSGNSGPIWSVAFTPDGKDLMTAVENGTVKVWDVDKREPDSTLTVHEGATWAASVSSDGQLLATGHDDGSVHIVDLNSDQIVRTFKAEGPVRTLKFAPAGHVVAVGTRTGHLDLWNADSGEKTKSFLGHKGIITHVAFSHDGATLGSAGGDSTARIWNVQTGRERTELQGHTGGVYGIAFSADNSLVATGGWDRAVRIWDSASGKPMGTLEGHTSDVWAVAFAPKGHLLASVGEDRDVRLWDARHLKSLPTLVGHTGTIYTLTFSNDGLLATAGREGQVKLWKPDLID
- a CDS encoding RNA polymerase sigma factor, translated to MIRLRDRSDQPAWNEFVTIYGPVIYGFARRRGLQDADAADAMQDVLRSVTSAIQKLDYDPRQGRFRGWLFTLTRNRVLTLLSSRNGKPRATGDSNVQSLLSAQPDRGGTLEDEWEVDYQRSLTAVVLEELQNEFNERIWSAFWQTAVEDRPVPEVARSLGMSAGSVYVAKSRVLARAREAVQRRLNEDLEANS
- a CDS encoding HAD family hydrolase gives rise to the protein MAEALANFKRKHDFLVAIDSDGCVFDSMEIKHKECFIPNYIKHFGLQAISKYARETCEFINLYSKDRGANRFPAYIKALDLLARRPEVQARGFKLPAMNGVREWLKRETKLSSGTVKAEAEKTNDPDLKTASAWSTAVDATVKDLVHDVPPFPGVREALEKLFPQADLIVCSATPTPALQKEWAEHKLDGHIAEICGQEVGSKAEILAKARTFGYDTSKILMMGDAPGDMKAAKTNGVLYFPINPNHEDGSWAEFNKAGMDRFLKGTFAGDYEAKLIAEFEKYLPADPSWPVA
- the fae gene encoding formaldehyde-activating enzyme, with product MSFYVGESLVGEGNEVAHIDLLIGDKSGPVGVAFANALANQSAGHSNLLAVLTPNLAVKPSTVMITKVTIKGAKQAVQMFGPAQYAVAKAVADSVAEGVIPKDQCEKLCIVCGVFIHWEAADDKKIYEYNYKATKESIARALKGEPKADEVTAQKETAKHPFSGV